DNA sequence from the Catenulispora sp. GP43 genome:
GTCGTCAGCTGTGCCGGGGCGGACAGCTGCTCGTTGAAGACGTAGCGCCAGTAGCGGCGGATTATCGGCAGATCGGCGTCGTAGGCGATGAGCGGAACATCGGACAACGCGGCCGGAAGTGCTTTGTCTTTCAGCCTTTCGGCCCACAGCGGTGCCGCCACCAGGACGAACTCCTCGTCGGCGAAGGGCTCTGAGACCAGGCCCCTGCTGTTCGGGCGGCGGGTCGAGATCACGAGGTCGTGCCGTCCGGCGCGCAGCTCGTCCAGCAGATCGTCGGTGAGCCCGGTGGCGACGCGGAGCTGGACGCCGTCGGCGATCAGCGGCGCCACCAGACCCATGCCCACCGCGCCCAGGAACTCCGCCGGCCCGGCCAGGTGCACGGGCTCGGCCTCCGGGGCGTCGGCTTCGTCGGTGAGGCCGGACAAGTGGTCCAGCGGCGAGGCGACCTGCGCCGCCAGCTCGTCGGCGTAGGGGAGCGGTGCCACGCCGCGTGCCCTGCGCTCGAAGAGCTCGCGCCCCAGCCGGGTCTCCAGCGCCCGGATCTGCGTGGTGACCGTCGACTGCGACAGCCCGAGCAGGTGCGCGGCGGCGGTGAAGGAACCGGAGCGGTGCACCGCGAGGAAGGTGCGCAGCTGGTTGAGGTCCAGGGGATCGGCCATGGGCCGAGGCTACCTCCGATCCATCGGAAAACAGATACGAGCCATCGGAGTACCCATTGGTCTCGATAAGTTCACCAGGTTTACTGTCGTGGGCATGGCGAAGATCCTGATGGTTCTGACCGGTGCCGACTCCTGGACCTTGAAGGACGGCACGAAGCATCCGACCGGCTTCTGGGCCGAGGAGGCCGTGGTGCCCTACGAGGCGCTGACGGCCGCCGGCCACGAGGTGGTCGTCGCGACCCCCGGCGGCGTGGTGCCCACCCCGGACGCGGGCAGCCTGTCGGCGCAGTTCACCGGCGGGGAGGACGGCGCGCGGCAGATGGCCGACGCGGTCGCCGCGATGACCGAGCTGCGCAGCCCGGTCGCGCTGGCCGGCGTCTCCCTCGACGACTACGACGCCGTGTTCTACCCCGGCGGCCACGGTCCGATGGAGGACCTGGCCGAGGACGCCGACTCCGGCCGGCTGCTGACCGCGGCCCTGGCCTCCGGCAAGCCGCTGGCGGTGGTCTGCCACGGCCCGGCCGCCCTGCTCGCCGCGAAGGGCGCGGACGGCTCGTCGGCGTTCGCCGGCTACCGCGTCGCGGCGTTCACCAACGAGGAGGAGGTCCAGGGCGGCCTCGCCGACAAGGCGAAGTGGCTGCTGGAGGACCGCCTGGTCGCCGACGGCGTGGTGGTCGACAAGGCCGGGCCGTGGACGCCGCACGTCGTCGTGGACCGGAACCTGATCACCGGCCAGAACCCGATGTCGTCCGCGCCGCTGGCCGCCGAGCTGCTGAAGACGCTCGGCTGAGCGACGATGAGCAGGCCGGACTCGTCCCTTTAAATCCTTTCATCCCTTCCCACCTTCACTCTCTTGGAGCAACCCGTGTCCGTCGCCAGTCGTGAATGGCAGCTGATCGCACGTCCGGTCGGCGAGCCGAAAGCCTCCGATTTCCGCCTGCTGCGGGCCGAGGTCGCCGACCCCGGTCCGGGGCAGATCCTGGTGCGCAACACCTGGCTGTCGGTCGACCCTTACATGCGCGGCCGGATGGACGACGTCCCGTCCTACATCCCGCCCTTCCAGCTGGAGGAGCCGATGACCGGCGGCGCCGTCGGCGTCGTGGTGGCCGCCGGGGAGGGGTCGTCGGTGCCGGTCGGCGCGACGGTCTCGCACTTCGAGGGCTGGCGCGAGTACGCGCTGCTGGAGGCCGCCACGACGCAGGTGCTCGACACGTCGAAGGTGCCCGCGCAGGCGTTCCTGGGCGTGCTCGGCATCACCGGCCTGACCGCCTACGTCGGGCTCACCGAGATCGCGCCGGTCAAGGAGGGCGACGTCGTCTTCGTCTCCGGGGCGGCCGGCGCGGTCGGCTCGGTCGCCGGGCAGATCGCCAAGAAGCTCGGGGCGTCGAAGGTCATCGGGTCGGCCGGCGGGCCGGAGAAGGTGCGGCGGCTCACCGAGGACTTCGGCTACGACGCCGCGATCGACTACCGCCAGGGCGAGCTGAACGCGCAGCTGAAGAAGGCCGCGCCGGAGGGCGTCGACGTGTACTTCGACAACGTCGGCGGCGACCACCTCGACGCAGCGCTGCGGCGCATGAACCTGTTCGGGCGCATCGCGCTGTGCGGGGCGATCTCGGTCTACAACGAGAAGGGCCGCCCGGCGGGGCCCGCTCATCTGACGAACGCGATCGGCAAGAGCCTGACGCTGCGCGGCTTCACGATCGGGCACCACATGAAGGCGTTCCCGGAGTACATCGGGAAGGCCATCGGCTGGCTCGCGGACGGCTCGCTCCGGACGGACGAGACGGTCGTCGACGGGATCGACAACGCCTTGAACGCCTGGTTCGGCCTGATGAGCGGAGCCAACACCGGCAAGATGCTGGTGCGGCTGCCCGAGGCCTAAGCGCTCTGTGATCCGAACGGTCGCCCTCGACCTCCCGCGCCCGGCTCGGGTGGGGTAGGGAGGACACATGCGTATTGTGATTGCGGGCGGCCATGGACAGATCGCGCTGCTGTTGGAGGCGCGCCTGAGCGCGGACGGTCACACCGTGCAGGGGCTGCTGCGGCGCCCCGACGGCGCCGACGATCTGGTGGCCGCCGGGGCGGAGCCGGTGGTCTTCGACCTGGAGAGCGCGACCGCCGAGTCGCTGGCCGAGGTGATCCGCGGCGCCGACGCCGTGGTCTTCGCGGCCGGCGCCGGCGCGGGGAGTACCGCCGAGCGGAAGTACACCGTGGACCTCGGCGGCTCGGTCCTGCTGGCCGACGCCGCCGAGTTGGCCGGGGTGCGGCGGTTCGTGCAGGTGTCCTCGATGGGCGCCGGGGCGCCAGCGGCCCCGGGGTCGGACCCGATCTGGGTGGCGTACATCGACGCCAAGACCAAGGCCGAGGACGATCTGCGGCGCCGCGATCTGGACTGGACCATCATCCGGCCGGGCGGGCTGCTCAATACACCGGGTCTGGGCCTGGTGCACCTGGTCACGCACACCGGCCGCGGGACCGTTCCGCGCGCCGACGTCGCGGACGTCCTCGCCGAGCTCCTCGAACAGCGGGCCGCCATCCACCAGACCCTCGAACTGGTGTCCGGGTCGACCCCGATTTCTCAGGCCGTCGAAGCCTGGAAGGGATGAGGAAATGCAATACATCACTTTGAATGACGGCGTCAGCATCCCGCAGCTGGGCTACGGCGTCTGGCAGGTCCCCGACGAACAGGCCCACACCGCCGTCGGCAGCGCCCTCGAGATCGGCTACCGGCACATCGACACGGCCGCCGCCTACGAGAACGAGGCCGGTGTGGGCCGCGCGATCCGGGACTCCGGCATCCCGCGCGAGGACATCTTCCTCACCACCAAGCTCTGGAACGCCGACCACGGCTACGACGCCGCCCTGCGCGCCTTCGACAAGAGCCTGGAACGCCTCGGCACCGACTACGTGGACCTGTATTTGATTCACTGGCCGGTCCCGGAACAGGATTTGTATATCGAGAGCTGGCGCGCCCTGGAGAAGATCAATTCCGACGGCCGGGCCAAGGCCGTGGGTGTCTGCAACTTCACCGCCGAAACCCTCGAGCGCCTGGTCAAGGAGTCCACGAAGGTCCCGGCGATCAACCAGATCGAGCTCCACCCCTACTTCCCGCAGCCGGCGATGCGCCAGCTGAACGAGAAGCTGGGCATCGTCACCGAGGACTGGAGCCCCCTGGGCCAGGGCGGCGACCTGCTCAAGGAGCCGGTCCTGATCCGCATCGGCGAGGCGAACGGCAAGACCCCGGCGCAGGTCGTGCTCCGCTGGCACCTGCAGCTCGGCGACGTCGTGATCCCGAAGTCGGTCACCCCGTCCCGCATCAAGGAGAACTTCGAGGTCTTCGACTTCGAACTCAGCAGCGCCGAGATGGACGAGATCACCTCGCTGCGGCGGGACGACGGGCGGATCGGGCCGGACCCGGCGCATTTCAATTACGTGGGGTGAGGCGGTCGGCGGCGTCATCCGGTGTAGGCGGCCAGGGCCTCCTGAGAGCGGGCCCGCACGC
Encoded proteins:
- a CDS encoding LysR family transcriptional regulator: MADPLDLNQLRTFLAVHRSGSFTAAAHLLGLSQSTVTTQIRALETRLGRELFERRARGVAPLPYADELAAQVASPLDHLSGLTDEADAPEAEPVHLAGPAEFLGAVGMGLVAPLIADGVQLRVATGLTDDLLDELRAGRHDLVISTRRPNSRGLVSEPFADEEFVLVAAPLWAERLKDKALPAALSDVPLIAYDADLPIIRRYWRYVFNEQLSAPAQLTTIPDLRGIRTAAVAGAGWTVLPKYLCRAELDSSALTLLHQPEEAPLNTAYLVRRPGGSANPHVDLVRRHLLAAAKAWWADHEC
- a CDS encoding type 1 glutamine amidotransferase domain-containing protein gives rise to the protein MAKILMVLTGADSWTLKDGTKHPTGFWAEEAVVPYEALTAAGHEVVVATPGGVVPTPDAGSLSAQFTGGEDGARQMADAVAAMTELRSPVALAGVSLDDYDAVFYPGGHGPMEDLAEDADSGRLLTAALASGKPLAVVCHGPAALLAAKGADGSSAFAGYRVAAFTNEEEVQGGLADKAKWLLEDRLVADGVVVDKAGPWTPHVVVDRNLITGQNPMSSAPLAAELLKTLG
- a CDS encoding NADP-dependent oxidoreductase, which produces MSVASREWQLIARPVGEPKASDFRLLRAEVADPGPGQILVRNTWLSVDPYMRGRMDDVPSYIPPFQLEEPMTGGAVGVVVAAGEGSSVPVGATVSHFEGWREYALLEAATTQVLDTSKVPAQAFLGVLGITGLTAYVGLTEIAPVKEGDVVFVSGAAGAVGSVAGQIAKKLGASKVIGSAGGPEKVRRLTEDFGYDAAIDYRQGELNAQLKKAAPEGVDVYFDNVGGDHLDAALRRMNLFGRIALCGAISVYNEKGRPAGPAHLTNAIGKSLTLRGFTIGHHMKAFPEYIGKAIGWLADGSLRTDETVVDGIDNALNAWFGLMSGANTGKMLVRLPEA
- a CDS encoding SDR family oxidoreductase; translation: MRIVIAGGHGQIALLLEARLSADGHTVQGLLRRPDGADDLVAAGAEPVVFDLESATAESLAEVIRGADAVVFAAGAGAGSTAERKYTVDLGGSVLLADAAELAGVRRFVQVSSMGAGAPAAPGSDPIWVAYIDAKTKAEDDLRRRDLDWTIIRPGGLLNTPGLGLVHLVTHTGRGTVPRADVADVLAELLEQRAAIHQTLELVSGSTPISQAVEAWKG
- a CDS encoding aldo/keto reductase; protein product: MQYITLNDGVSIPQLGYGVWQVPDEQAHTAVGSALEIGYRHIDTAAAYENEAGVGRAIRDSGIPREDIFLTTKLWNADHGYDAALRAFDKSLERLGTDYVDLYLIHWPVPEQDLYIESWRALEKINSDGRAKAVGVCNFTAETLERLVKESTKVPAINQIELHPYFPQPAMRQLNEKLGIVTEDWSPLGQGGDLLKEPVLIRIGEANGKTPAQVVLRWHLQLGDVVIPKSVTPSRIKENFEVFDFELSSAEMDEITSLRRDDGRIGPDPAHFNYVG